The window CAACGGTGGTGTGTTCAACAGTGAGCTTGTCACTGAACGTATTACTCAGTTACTTGGCAACTGGAATGGTGCGCCAATCACCGTCCTAGATAACCCTCATCCGGATTGGTCTGTGGCACTGGGCGCGGTGGCCTTTGGCAAAGCTCGCCGTGGTGCGCAACTGAAAATCGGTGGCGGTGCCGCTCGTTCTTACTTCTTACATCTACAAGAAAAGAACAAGATGGGTAAAGCGCTTTGTCTGCTTGCCAAAGGGACTGAAGAAGGCCAAGAAATACGTTTGAACAGCCGTCGTTTTTCACTGACTTTGGGTGAGCCGGTACGTTTCAATCTACTGACTTCAACACACGATCAAATTGCTCATGACACCGCTATTCAAAATGGTGTGATGGTCAATGTCGACGCTGATCTGTTCTCCCCTCTTCCACCGTATATTTCTACACTGGAAGGGTCAGGCACGGCAGAGCTTCAAGCCAACCAAAAAGAGCGCGTCGAAGTGTTGCTCGCTTGCCAGTTAACTGAAGTCGGCACACTAAAAATGGAGTGTGTAAGTACCGAAGATGACTCTAAGCGTTGGTTGCTCGAGTTTGAAGTAAGAAACAAGCAAGGCGATGAGTCTGATACCGCTAAACTTCATCCTAGATTGGAGGAGTGTAAGGAGCTGATTTCTCGCCTGTACAGCGGCAATAAGAAAAGTGCGGAATCGAAAGAGATCAAAACGCTATCTAAAGATCTTGAAAAACGATTGGGTAAACGAGATGAATGGGATTTCACGACCCTTCGTCACCTGTTTGATAGCTTCTCATTAGGCCGCAAACGTCGTCGCCGTTCAGAAGCACACGAGAAGAACTGGCTACGTTTAGCGGGTTACTCGCTACGCCCGGGCTTTGGCGATCCGACTGACTCATGGCGTATTGAGCAAATTTGGGGACTTTATCAACAAAACATTCAATTCCAGAACCATCAAGGTTGGACAGACTGGTGGGTATTCTGGCGTCGTGTCGCTGGCGGATTAAACCAAGAGCAACAAGAGACAATCTTGGCTGACATCGCTAAATACCTTCACCCGGGTGCAATGAAAAACCCAAAAACAGCGAAGGATGCACAAAACAACGGTTATGAAGCCATGGTGAGATTGGCAGCATCACTTGAGCAACTTGAGGTGGAAGACAAGGTTCTATTAGCGACTTGGTTCTTAAGCAAAGCGATTAACCATAATCAGTTCGAACAGGCTCACTGGTGGGCTCTGGGTCGCTTAGCGTCTCGTACACCATTATACGGAAGCCAACACAGCGTCATTCCAAGAGAGCAAGCAGAACAGTGGTTACCAAAACTGCTTGACCAGAATTGGCAGAAAGAGCAGATGATTGCCTTCGCGGCTGTGATGATTTGTCGTAAGACGGGTGACCGACAGTTCGATATCTCTGATGACTACCGTGCTCAGGTTCTTGAAAAATTAAAGCAAAGCAAGGTGCCAGAGTCTTGGCTAACACTAGTAAGTGAAGTGACTGAGCTTTCTGAGAGCGAGTCTAAGCGTGTGTTTGGTGATGCATTACCAAGCGGCTTGAGCCTAATTAATAGCTAGCTTTAAAAACGATTAGCTTTAGTTGTTAATGAATAAAGAAGCTAACGGGAAAAGAAAAAGCCACTTTCGGTTCGTTGAAAGTGGCTTTTTTACTGGTGGCTTAAGGCTGGTATGTTTAGTCGACTTATCACTTTTTGCTTAAGAGCCTCAGCCGTGTTGCAGTTCATCATTGTTAATGTTTCGTTCCAGTTGGATTGATAGGAAAATCCGTATTTTCATAAATATCAGATAACTTTTTCGGTTTTTTCTCTTTGGCTCCTTTGTTCGATTGATTATGAGTTTCGCTTAAAAGCCATTCCTCATGCATTTTTGCTGAATCCAAAAACTCTGGATCTTCCATTGCTTCCTTGCGAAGTTTATTTACACGTTCGAGAGTATCCCAAATCATAATACTTCACCTCCACTAAGGCAGTAATATTAAGATAGCTCAAACACACAAAACTTCAACTAACCCAATGAGATAGCGATCTCAATTTCGTAATTTGCCCACTTTAAAGGAGTGAAACCGGTCATGTTTAATTGGGCTCAGACAGTGGGTATTCCCCATAATTTTCAAAGATCATCAAGTATAAAAAAGCGAGCTTAATGCTCGCTTCTTGTCTGTCTATCTGTTGATCGGATCGCCAACACTCGCACGATTAAATCAACTTAAGCACGGTTGCCAATTTTAACCGTACCATTTGTAGCAAACCAAAGTGCTTCTGAACGACGGCGACCTAGTAAAATAGGGCCATCATCGTAGAACAAAAAGTTTTTCCAATGCTTCTTGAAAACCGACCATTTGGTTTCAAGTACATTGTATTTTTCATAGCAAAAATAAACAGTTACGTCATCTTGCCAATCAATGAAGTTAAGGATTTCTTCTGGCATTTCAGGCTCATCGGCTTCCCAATTTGCCATCCAGCTGATCTCTTCATTCCAGTTAGACGCTTTACTTGGCCAGTCTTGCGAACTTAGTCTTTCTGCATCCGGGCTTTGAGGGCTCACGTTCTCTTTCCAAAACTGAGATGCTCTCGCCTGTGTCATTGGTTTTATCTTTTCCAAATCTTCAGCGGGTAGTGGCATTGACTGGTGAGTAAAAATCCATTTTCTTTGGTATTCGTCCAAAGTTGTGTATGACATCAAAATTCCTCAAATTTCTTCTCAGGCTTATGGATTACCATGCCTATATGTTCTTTTTGATGCAGCGGCGATTAGAGTTCGCTTGATATTCGCTGCCTTTAAATTCGTTGTTAGCTTGCTTACTTAAATGCGCTTGTTGCTAAATACAACTGCGCCTAAGCATTGCGTCTGTCTTCCCAGTTTGGGTTAACTAACGCGGTCAGTACATGGTCTTCCCATTTACCGTTGATCTGTAGGTAGTCTTTAGCAAAACCTTCTCGAACAAAACCAAGATGTTCTAGTACACCCGCACTGCGTTCATTGTGAGGCATATAGCCCGCCATTAAGCGGTGCATGTTCTGCACATCAAACATGTAGTCTTTCGCCATGCTCAGGCCTCTGCGCATGTACCCGTGCCCTTGAGCATGCTCTGCAAGTGAATAACCTACGTTGCACGCGTAGAACGGGAAACGTGACAAATTACTAAATGAGATAGTCCCTAACATTTCATTTGAATCGGCATTAATCAACAAGCAATAATAGCCTAGCCCCAATTTATGGAGTTCGTTTAACTTAATCAGCCGTTGAGCCCAATCCGCTCTGTCAAAGAACGCATCTTCTCGGGTCGGTTCCCAAGGCTTAAGGTACTCTCTGTTCACCTGAAAGTACTCACTGATCATGTTCGCATCATAGATCTCAGCCGTTCGTAAAATTAGGTTACCATCACGTTTATCAATACGTTGCTGCGTACTCGAATCTTCCATAGTCTTGTTCTTATTCTTTTGTCTCTTTTTACGTTACCGCCTCACTCTTACCGAATTTAGCAGTCTAATATCATCAGCTCTTTCTGATGCCGTAATCGCGAAGTTTATTCGCTATTGACGTGTGAGAAACATTCAGACGTTTAGCAAGCTTACGGCTTGATGGGAATGACTGGTAAAGCTTCTCTAAAATCTGAGATTCATAGTCTTTCATGATCTCGTCAAGCGAGCCGTCTAAGCTTAAGTTCGCCATTCCAGCAGTCATAGTGTCAAGCTGTGGCAGGTGGAATTGCTCAACCGTTAGCGTATCTGAATCCAACTCTGTTAGTGCACGTAGAACCATGTTGTCTAACTGACGAATATTGCCCGGCCATTGGTAGTTACCTAATTGGTCGATTAGTTCTTGAGTCAGCTTTGGTTTCAACATACCTAACTGCTGTGCGTACTTTGCAACGAATAGCTCCAGTAATGGCGCAACATCGTTTGAACGTTCACGCAAAGCAGGAATCGATAAAGTCAGTACATTCAAGCGGTAGAACAGATCTTCACGAAACGAGCCCGAGTCGGCTAATTCAGAAAGGCGATGGCGCGTTGATGCGATAATACGGACATCCGCGTGCATCTCTTCTTCTTCACCAACACGACGGAATGAACCATCTTGCAAGAAACGTAGCAGTTTGATTTGTAGATGCGGGCTCATTTCGCCGATTTCATCTAAAAATACCGTACCGCCATTCGCTTGTTCGAAGATGCCTTTATGACCTTGCTCATGGTTGAATGAGCCCGGTGCATGTCCAAACAATTCCGTTTCTGCTACGTCATCAGGCATCGATGCACAGCTTAGAATCAAGAATGGAAAAGACGATCGATTTGAACGGTTATGACACGATTTCGCCAGCATCTCTTTACCCGTGCCTGTATCCCCTTCAATAAGCAGAGGTTGATCTAGCATAGCCAGTTTCTTAGCTTGGCTGATCAAGGCTTTATGGCGATTAGAGACACCAACAAAGTGTTCAAAACCTAGGTTGTTCTGTTCAGGGATGGCGTCTGGTGCGTTCATCTCTTGGTTACAAGAACGAATCGTCATTACTGCACTCGCCAGTACCGCCTCGTTCACATCACCACCTAGATAAATTGGCAGAATTTCAATAGAGAAATCTAGGCCATCTAGCACCACGACTTCCCGGTGACGCGTTACATCGCCTTCAATCCAACGAGCGAAGTTAAAGCTAGGAACGAACGTCGCTAGTGGTTCACCGATCACTTCGTCTTCTTGCTTGTTGAAGAGGTTCAATGCAGCGTGGTTCGCCATGTCGACTGAGCCTTTAAGGTCAATCGCAATCACGGGGTCAGGTAGGTTTGCCAGCAGAGCAATCAGCTCTGTGTTATGCCTTTCGCTTGGCATAAACTGGATTTTGCGTACATCCTTCACACCTGAAATTCGGCGAATTTCAGCCATAAGTTCACTAAAAGCATCAAAATTAATATCCGGGCAATTTAGGTAAATAATACCTTTAACATCAATTTCGATTCCTCGTAAATCAATGCTTTTTGAGGCCAAGATATCGAGCAACTCACGCGTTAAGCCGAGTCTGTCTTCACACAATACTTCAAGACGCACAAATAGTCCTATTATAGGTGTCAGGATAAGTTGACAGTAGTGTGGATTAAGCTCTAAGTTCAGTCAAGAAGAAGAGTAAACATATGTTTACTCTTCGCTCGCAAATTACTCAACTTCCTTGTGTAGATAGATTTTATAGGAAGGTAATTCGCTTTATTTTCTATATTTCAATTTTAAGCACTTCGCTTTACTTTAGGGTAATGCGCTTTATTTCAGAAAGGACGGCTTTGCGAAGGTCGGATAGTTTTACTTTTCGCTCATTATGCCAAGGCATAGGACGCAGCAATGTCATGGCTTTTAAGCCCAGCCTCGCTGTGAGGATGCCGACACCGAGCCCCTGCCCTGCTCTTGCAGAGACTTTACCTGCAAGATCCATCGAGACAAGGTCCATACTTGCATCAATCGCGAGTTCACTGGCTCCCGCTGCTGCCATGTTGATTAACACCAGTTTAAATAGCTTAATACGAGACCAGTAGCCAAGCTCAATGCCATACACATCAGCAAGCTTGTCTATCATGGTGAAATTACGCCACGCTACCAGCAACATATCCGCAGCCGCCAATGGGCTCACGGCAACCAAAGCGGCCGATTCGGTCGAGAACTTAGTGACAATTTGAGTTGCCACTTTATCTTGTTGGGCAACAACGAGCGCATCATACATATCCAAGACTTCAGCATCGCTGTGCGCAGGGTTAATGCTGTTTCGCCACTTATCATAAGCGGGTGATTCGGCGACAATACCGCCCTGCTTCGCAATGTGTTCACAGAACGCTTTGCCTTTACCGACACTTTGGCTCTGAAGTAGCTCTTCACTCTGCTCTTGAACGTTGAAATGGTCTTTCAGCGAACGCAGCTTCCACAGCTCTTTGCCTATTGCACCCAAGCCTAATGAAGCGATTGCAGCAATAAAGCCAGCCCAACCTAACGCGAGCCAGTCTGAGGTTTGAATCGCGGTAATGACAGAGTCAATCGCTTGCCAACCGACTAAACCGGAGAAAGCGACAAGTAAACCCGTTCCAAACCACTTCTTCTTTTTGCTCGGTCGAATCACTTGTTCCAGTTGCTGCTCAGCTTCACCATCAAGGTCAGTTTCCACTTGTGGCGCGACGGGGACAAATTTCTCTTGTTCCGTGAATAGCTGTTGGGCACCCAAATCTGGGGTAACTTCATTCTTATCCGGCTCATCGAAAGAGGTCTTCATCGGTTCATCAAAGACTTGTTTCGTTTTTAACTCACTCATACTGATTGCCTCAATTACTTCAACTTATCGCCAATGAGATACTCTAAGACCTTGTCGACTCTCAGATGCTGACAAGGCTCGTCAGAGTGCTGTTCAATCGGCCTAAAGCTTGTGAAATCAAACTGGTTGGTTTCCCAATACTGTTTGTTTGGCAGTTTACGCGGTACCTCTCCCGGATACATGGTTTGAGGAACATTATCTAAAGTCACACCTTGCAGTGCGGGGACATTGTCTGAACCCGACGAAATGTAGCCTGCGCTCGTCGCTTGAATAGACGCGATGCTCATGCAACTCATGTCGATGTGTTCAAACGCCGCCTGTTGCCAAGCCGGATGCACCATCTGTTGTAACAGCGATACCAAGTTCGGATGTTGATCCGGTGTCACGTGGTCAGCCTTAGTTGCTGCGAACAAGATCTTGTCAATCTTCGGAGCAAACAAGCGTCTTAGTATATTGCTTCGCCCGTACTTAAAACTCTTCAATAACTGCTCTAACGCACCACGCATGTCCATGAAAGAGTCATAGCCCGCATTGAGCGGCTGTAAGCAGTCCACCAGCACGATTTGTCTATCGAACGTCGCAAAGTGGTTCTTGTAGAACGCTTTCACGACCTTCTGTTGATACTCTTCATAACGCGCTTTTAAAACCGCATAGTTACTTGTTTTTGAAAACTTACCCTCGGGCGCGATGCACGGGAAAAATTGCAGCACAGGTGCGCCTTCAAGCTCACCCGGCAGAACGAATCGACCCGGTTGAACCCAGTGCAATCCGTTATCCTTACAAGTATGGAGGTACTGAGTATAGCTATCGGCAATCGCGACCAGTTTCTTTTCTTCGGCTTCGGCTAGCAAGTCAATGTCGCCACGCATTGTGTTCCACTGTCGCGAGTAGGTTTCTCTGTCGCCTTTCAATGCGGCAAACTGAGATTGACTCCAGGTATCGAAGTCCATATCTAGCAAAGGTAAGTCCAGTAACCACTCACCCGGGTAATCGACAATATCGAGATAAAGGGTGCTGTTTTTACTCAGCAGCTTTTTTGCACCTTTGGCAGGCTTATATTTGATTGCTAGACGAATCTCACTGACATCACGCGTTGGCACCGGCCATTCTGGGGGCTGTGCATTCAACGACTCCATCGCTTCATCATAAGAAAAACGTGGAATCATCATGTTGTGTTGTGGAATGCGCTTTGCGCCAATAATTCGGCCATCTCTCGCCGATGCGAGCAGTGGTAGATTTTTATGGGTAGACGTATGAAGAAGCTGATTAACCAGCGAAGTAATGAATGCTGTCTTACCCGCACGAGAAAGCCCCGTGACCGCTACTCGAATATGAGAATCCGTTCCTCTGCTTATAAAGTCACTCATTTCTTGAGTTAGGTGTTTCATTTGAACGACTCCGTGATAATTAGGCTAGTCGGTTATGATTAATAGATAGGCTAGCCTATGTTCTTTCCCTGTTGGGATTGTTTGTATGCTTTTGCTTTTCTTTTGCTAACAGTAGTGAGTATGCAATACACATTCTTAATGCTAGATGAATAAAAGCCCCTGACTACGTTCATAATCAGGGGCTTTAGAATTTTTCTGCGATATCCGACTCTTAATCGTCTTCAATCAACTTGTAGATAACAAACAGTGCAATCTCTGCAATTAGCCAAAGCGCACAAGTAATCGTCACGTATTTATTATCAAAAATGCTGATCCCTTTCAAGATCAGGTCGTAACCAACAAAAGCACCAATCACCACTGCCAAGATAATCTGTAGGATCTGAATAAAACGAGGCATTCCTCTCTCCTATGTTCTTATATCAAACTATGTGTTTATCACTATATCATTGATAATAAGACAAAAGTGCAAATAATGCTGCACTTTCGTATTTAACTTTCTATGAAAAGTCGTGATTCAAACGCTGATGCCAATTCTTATTTGGCTTTTTCAGCTTCAGCAATTTTTACTTTCCACGTGTCAGGGCCGATCTGGTGCGCGTTCACGCCGTTAGAGTCAACCGCAACCGTTACTGGCATGTCTTCAACTTCAAATTCGTAAATCGCTTCCATACCGAGATCTTCAAACGCAACAACACGTGCTTTCTTAATTGCTTTTGCAACAAGATAAGCGGCGCCGCCAACGGCCATTAGGTAAACTGACTTATGTTGTTTGATTGATTCAACGGTTGCAGGGCCACGCTCTGCTTTACCAATCATGCCCATAATGCCGGTTTCTTCTAGCATCATGTCGGTGAACTTATCCATACGAGTAGACGTTGTCGGGCCAGCAGGACCTACCGCTTCATCACCCACTGCATCAACAGGGCCAACGTAGTAAATGAACTTACCTTTCAGGTCGACACCTTCTGGTAAACCTTCACCACTTTCAAGCATGCCTTGAATACGCTTATGAGCAGCATCACGACCGGTTAAGATCTTGCCTGATAGAAGAACTGTTTCGCCGGTCTTCCACTCTTGAACGTCTTCTTTAGTAATTTCATCTAGGTTAACACGGCGTGTATTTGCGCCTGCTTCCCAAGTAATATCTGGCCACTCTTCTAGTTTAGGTGGTGTTAGCTCTGCCGGGCCGCTGCCATCTAGAGTGAAGTGTACGTGACGCGTTGCCGCACAGTTCGGGATCAAGCAAACAGGTTTAGATGCTGCGTGCGTTGGTGCTGTTTTGATTTTCACGTCAACCACAGTCGTTAGACCGCCAAGACCTTGTGCGCCAATACCCAGTTTGTTTACACGGTTGAAGATATCTAAACGAAGCTCTTCTTCTGCGTTCTCTGGGCCTTTGTCGATAAGCTCTTGAATATCGATATGCTCCATCAGAGATTCTTTAGCGAGTACCGCGGCTTTCTCCGCCGTACCACCAATACCTATGCCGAGCATGCCCGGTGGACACCAGCCCGCGCCCATTGTTGGTAGCGTCTTCTCTACCCACTCAGCAATATCATCGGAAGGGTTAAGCATTACCATCTTGGTTTTATTCTCAGAACCGCCGCCTTTTGCCGCGATTTGAATTTCAACTTGGTTGCCTGGAACCATATTAATGTGAACAACCGCTGGTGTGTTGTCTTTGGTATTAATACGCTTACCTGCAGGGTCCATTAGGACAGATGCACGCAATGGGTTATCTGGGTTGTTGTAAGCTTGACGAACACCTTCATCAACCATCTCTTGTACTGTTTGATCTGTTTCCCACCTAACATCCATACCGATGTTCACGAAACAAGTAACAATACCCGTATCCTGACAAATTGGACGGTGGCCTTCCGCAGACATACGCGAGTTGATAAGAATCTGAGCGATCGCGTCTTTAGCTGCTTGGCTCTCTTCTTTCTCGTACGCTTTTTCTAGGGCTTGGACAAAGTCTAAAGGGTGATAATAAGAAATGTACTGAAGTGC is drawn from Vibrio sp. SNU_ST1 and contains these coding sequences:
- a CDS encoding fumarate hydratase, giving the protein MTVIRKQDVISSVADALQYISYYHPLDFVQALEKAYEKEESQAAKDAIAQILINSRMSAEGHRPICQDTGIVTCFVNIGMDVRWETDQTVQEMVDEGVRQAYNNPDNPLRASVLMDPAGKRINTKDNTPAVVHINMVPGNQVEIQIAAKGGGSENKTKMVMLNPSDDIAEWVEKTLPTMGAGWCPPGMLGIGIGGTAEKAAVLAKESLMEHIDIQELIDKGPENAEEELRLDIFNRVNKLGIGAQGLGGLTTVVDVKIKTAPTHAASKPVCLIPNCAATRHVHFTLDGSGPAELTPPKLEEWPDITWEAGANTRRVNLDEITKEDVQEWKTGETVLLSGKILTGRDAAHKRIQGMLESGEGLPEGVDLKGKFIYYVGPVDAVGDEAVGPAGPTTSTRMDKFTDMMLEETGIMGMIGKAERGPATVESIKQHKSVYLMAVGGAAYLVAKAIKKARVVAFEDLGMEAIYEFEVEDMPVTVAVDSNGVNAHQIGPDTWKVKIAEAEKAK
- a CDS encoding YcjX family protein → MKHLTQEMSDFISRGTDSHIRVAVTGLSRAGKTAFITSLVNQLLHTSTHKNLPLLASARDGRIIGAKRIPQHNMMIPRFSYDEAMESLNAQPPEWPVPTRDVSEIRLAIKYKPAKGAKKLLSKNSTLYLDIVDYPGEWLLDLPLLDMDFDTWSQSQFAALKGDRETYSRQWNTMRGDIDLLAEAEEKKLVAIADSYTQYLHTCKDNGLHWVQPGRFVLPGELEGAPVLQFFPCIAPEGKFSKTSNYAVLKARYEEYQQKVVKAFYKNHFATFDRQIVLVDCLQPLNAGYDSFMDMRGALEQLLKSFKYGRSNILRRLFAPKIDKILFAATKADHVTPDQHPNLVSLLQQMVHPAWQQAAFEHIDMSCMSIASIQATSAGYISSGSDNVPALQGVTLDNVPQTMYPGEVPRKLPNKQYWETNQFDFTSFRPIEQHSDEPCQHLRVDKVLEYLIGDKLK
- a CDS encoding YcjF family protein; protein product: MSELKTKQVFDEPMKTSFDEPDKNEVTPDLGAQQLFTEQEKFVPVAPQVETDLDGEAEQQLEQVIRPSKKKKWFGTGLLVAFSGLVGWQAIDSVITAIQTSDWLALGWAGFIAAIASLGLGAIGKELWKLRSLKDHFNVQEQSEELLQSQSVGKGKAFCEHIAKQGGIVAESPAYDKWRNSINPAHSDAEVLDMYDALVVAQQDKVATQIVTKFSTESAALVAVSPLAAADMLLVAWRNFTMIDKLADVYGIELGYWSRIKLFKLVLINMAAAGASELAIDASMDLVSMDLAGKVSARAGQGLGVGILTARLGLKAMTLLRPMPWHNERKVKLSDLRKAVLSEIKRITLK
- the tyrR gene encoding transcriptional regulator TyrR; the protein is MRLEVLCEDRLGLTRELLDILASKSIDLRGIEIDVKGIIYLNCPDINFDAFSELMAEIRRISGVKDVRKIQFMPSERHNTELIALLANLPDPVIAIDLKGSVDMANHAALNLFNKQEDEVIGEPLATFVPSFNFARWIEGDVTRHREVVVLDGLDFSIEILPIYLGGDVNEAVLASAVMTIRSCNQEMNAPDAIPEQNNLGFEHFVGVSNRHKALISQAKKLAMLDQPLLIEGDTGTGKEMLAKSCHNRSNRSSFPFLILSCASMPDDVAETELFGHAPGSFNHEQGHKGIFEQANGGTVFLDEIGEMSPHLQIKLLRFLQDGSFRRVGEEEEMHADVRIIASTRHRLSELADSGSFREDLFYRLNVLTLSIPALRERSNDVAPLLELFVAKYAQQLGMLKPKLTQELIDQLGNYQWPGNIRQLDNMVLRALTELDSDTLTVEQFHLPQLDTMTAGMANLSLDGSLDEIMKDYESQILEKLYQSFPSSRKLAKRLNVSHTSIANKLRDYGIRKS
- a CDS encoding DUF2947 domain-containing protein, producing the protein MSYTTLDEYQRKWIFTHQSMPLPAEDLEKIKPMTQARASQFWKENVSPQSPDAERLSSQDWPSKASNWNEEISWMANWEADEPEMPEEILNFIDWQDDVTVYFCYEKYNVLETKWSVFKKHWKNFLFYDDGPILLGRRRSEALWFATNGTVKIGNRA
- the rimJ gene encoding ribosomal protein S5-alanine N-acetyltransferase; its protein translation is MEDSSTQQRIDKRDGNLILRTAEIYDANMISEYFQVNREYLKPWEPTREDAFFDRADWAQRLIKLNELHKLGLGYYCLLINADSNEMLGTISFSNLSRFPFYACNVGYSLAEHAQGHGYMRRGLSMAKDYMFDVQNMHRLMAGYMPHNERSAGVLEHLGFVREGFAKDYLQINGKWEDHVLTALVNPNWEDRRNA
- a CDS encoding Hsp70 family protein, which codes for MASPRFLVGIDLGTTNTVVAYCEINDDLQHAPVSLFDIDQLIGPGEVVRKPLLPSFRYHPAQGQISPSDLTMPWEPSLVEGDIQNVIVGEWARELGAKVEGRQVSSAKSWLSHQAVDRNSDILPWAGATDVDKVSPVVASASYLNHIRQAWNYRNPSNKLEDQDVVVTVPASFDETARKLTLEAAELAGLGKILLLEEPQAVCYDWYARHQQTAADELQQIPLILVCDVGGGTTDLSLIEASFNSNNGDDQELALDRIGVGEHLMLGGDNLDLALAHLAEQRFNQNKKLNASSLTKLIQQTRAAKESLLSVNAPDDVKITMLGSGSKLLGGTKSIGLTKQEVHQIALEGFFPLSEFAEVPDKRRSAVVEFGLPYAADPAVSKHVAEFLATHQQVSKAALEKSGAIKFDETRPAIPVGVLLNGGVFNSELVTERITQLLGNWNGAPITVLDNPHPDWSVALGAVAFGKARRGAQLKIGGGAARSYFLHLQEKNKMGKALCLLAKGTEEGQEIRLNSRRFSLTLGEPVRFNLLTSTHDQIAHDTAIQNGVMVNVDADLFSPLPPYISTLEGSGTAELQANQKERVEVLLACQLTEVGTLKMECVSTEDDSKRWLLEFEVRNKQGDESDTAKLHPRLEECKELISRLYSGNKKSAESKEIKTLSKDLEKRLGKRDEWDFTTLRHLFDSFSLGRKRRRRSEAHEKNWLRLAGYSLRPGFGDPTDSWRIEQIWGLYQQNIQFQNHQGWTDWWVFWRRVAGGLNQEQQETILADIAKYLHPGAMKNPKTAKDAQNNGYEAMVRLAASLEQLEVEDKVLLATWFLSKAINHNQFEQAHWWALGRLASRTPLYGSQHSVIPREQAEQWLPKLLDQNWQKEQMIAFAAVMICRKTGDRQFDISDDYRAQVLEKLKQSKVPESWLTLVSEVTELSESESKRVFGDALPSGLSLINS